One window of Fibrobacter sp. genomic DNA carries:
- a CDS encoding MotA/TolQ/ExbB proton channel family protein, whose protein sequence is MITGVDQNSVLEVAFGILFRGGWVLAPIFVLGWFGWFLMLERYGYYFMLRGRSFSAFWKTLEKKGEDAAFAKMGRRRYGYFYALIKDVRKHRAEGPVAVRNAMEATRHRISLNLAKSLKTISTCAALAPMMGLLGTVSGMVHTFETIQLFGFGNPVLLADGISEALLTTQAGLLVAFPLMLAYNYLSGKVAEVEDDAWSEALKFESYVFDPEKFECHSELSEHPQCHSEARSQCHPEERSDEGSSEVTK, encoded by the coding sequence GTGATCACAGGTGTAGATCAAAATTCCGTATTGGAAGTGGCCTTTGGCATCCTCTTTAGGGGAGGATGGGTTCTTGCCCCGATTTTTGTGTTGGGGTGGTTTGGCTGGTTCTTGATGCTGGAACGTTACGGCTACTATTTTATGCTGCGTGGTCGCTCTTTTTCCGCTTTCTGGAAAACCCTGGAAAAAAAAGGGGAGGACGCCGCCTTTGCAAAGATGGGTCGTCGCCGTTACGGGTATTTCTACGCCCTGATCAAGGATGTTCGCAAACACCGGGCCGAGGGTCCTGTGGCTGTTCGTAATGCTATGGAAGCAACTCGTCACCGCATATCATTGAATCTTGCTAAGTCCCTGAAGACCATTTCTACCTGTGCTGCTCTTGCTCCCATGATGGGGCTTCTAGGTACTGTTTCTGGCATGGTGCACACCTTTGAGACGATTCAGCTCTTCGGTTTTGGCAACCCGGTTCTTTTGGCAGACGGTATTTCCGAAGCTCTTTTGACGACCCAGGCTGGCCTGTTAGTCGCTTTCCCCTTGATGCTTGCCTACAACTATTTGTCTGGCAAGGTTGCCGAGGTGGAGGACGACGCCTGGAGTGAGGCCTTGAAATTTGAATCTTACGTGTTTGATCCTGAAAAATTCGAGTGTCATTCTGAGCTGTCTGAGCATCCCCAGTGTCATTCTGAGGCTCGTTCACAGTGTCATCCTGAGGAGCGTAGCGACGAAGGATCTAGCGAGGTAACAAAATGA
- a CDS encoding MotA/TolQ/ExbB proton channel family protein: protein MNLNMLNLRKWIAPMAVAAVLCAAPSATFAQQDNIDAVKKRAELNSAKADLEEARKKRDMAVAARWKDRETANQEREMFNEKYQESKEKVDALMSERARLFEDVRVAREDLAQVKLQAEKARAEYLSLAAGPERLENLAKFQEQGIPFKIAERVEAQNKVKKEMGLYRDDPLRIAKSILNVAKNEMSFTREIQQEQAELVFGTAVSEGYRLRMGGLFAMQMANSALDSAGNRPSALMLPVAGEKKRAFSWQENLTPETKSEVSNVFANAKDSAYVMVPVDVLLSTELSSELANHQETTWKDELLTFFKNGGILMYPIVTIFGLGLLIVLFKLLWLLICGFGGFGVRRTLKALEAGDVEKARAESVKSHGKVGKVLKTVLTKEYGGRAAAEKALEELFSAEVPKIESGLTWVSVFAATAPLLGLLGTVMGMIELFDVITMHGTSDPKLLAGGISIALVTTEAGLIVAIPLQLLHTFLSNRSDALRGRMEKAGLAVLNALWINEK, encoded by the coding sequence ATGAATCTCAATATGCTTAATCTCCGCAAGTGGATTGCTCCCATGGCTGTTGCAGCCGTGCTTTGTGCAGCACCTTCTGCAACATTCGCCCAGCAGGATAATATTGATGCTGTCAAGAAGCGTGCTGAATTGAACAGCGCGAAGGCTGACCTGGAAGAAGCTCGCAAGAAACGAGACATGGCTGTTGCAGCCCGTTGGAAGGATCGCGAAACTGCAAATCAGGAACGCGAGATGTTCAATGAAAAGTACCAGGAAAGCAAGGAAAAGGTTGACGCCCTTATGTCCGAACGTGCTCGTCTGTTTGAAGATGTACGCGTAGCCCGTGAAGATCTTGCCCAGGTAAAGCTCCAGGCAGAAAAGGCTCGTGCCGAATACTTGTCCTTGGCTGCTGGTCCGGAACGTCTTGAAAATTTGGCCAAGTTCCAGGAACAGGGAATTCCCTTCAAGATTGCTGAACGTGTTGAAGCACAGAACAAGGTCAAGAAGGAGATGGGATTGTACCGCGATGATCCCCTCCGTATAGCCAAGTCTATCTTGAACGTTGCCAAGAATGAAATGTCCTTTACTCGCGAAATCCAGCAGGAACAGGCTGAACTGGTGTTCGGTACTGCAGTCTCCGAGGGGTACCGTCTCCGCATGGGTGGCCTGTTTGCAATGCAGATGGCTAATTCCGCCCTGGATTCTGCGGGAAACCGCCCGTCCGCTTTGATGCTTCCGGTTGCCGGAGAAAAGAAGCGCGCTTTCAGCTGGCAGGAAAACCTGACTCCGGAAACCAAGAGTGAGGTATCTAATGTCTTTGCCAACGCAAAGGACTCCGCCTATGTGATGGTTCCTGTGGATGTTCTCCTGAGTACGGAACTATCCTCTGAACTTGCAAATCATCAGGAAACCACATGGAAGGATGAACTCCTGACCTTCTTCAAGAACGGTGGCATCCTGATGTATCCCATTGTGACCATCTTTGGCCTTGGTCTTTTGATTGTCCTGTTCAAGCTTCTGTGGCTCTTGATTTGTGGTTTTGGCGGCTTTGGTGTACGCAGAACTTTGAAGGCCCTAGAAGCAGGCGATGTGGAAAAGGCTCGTGCTGAATCCGTGAAATCCCACGGTAAGGTAGGCAAGGTCCTGAAGACCGTCCTTACCAAGGAATACGGTGGCCGTGCTGCCGCAGAGAAGGCCTTGGAAGAACTGTTCTCCGCCGAGGTTCCCAAGATTGAATCCGGCTTGACCTGGGTTTCTGTTTTCGCCGCAACAGCTCCGCTTTTAGGTTTGCTTGGTACCGTGATGGGTATGATTGAATTGTTCGATGTCATTACCATGCACGGAACTTCCGATCCCAAGCTTCTGGCAGGCGGTATCTCCATTGCCCTTGTTACCACGGAAGCAGGCTTGATTGTCGCTATTCCGTTGCAGCTTTTGCATACCTTCCTTTCCAACAGGTCTGACGCTCTTCGTGGCCGTATGGAGAAGGCTGGCCTTGCCGTTCTTAACGCTCTCTGGATTAACGAAAAGTAA
- a CDS encoding DUF3450 domain-containing protein: protein MKFSKISFIPKLCLCLCLTCVFAGAQETVESIKRQTKAVEAETAREKSMHDAEKKRHAEFIEVGRKKVQALSSQNKTLKAEIDSLKTEIKNLAEARQKTAGTIKYFENRKAKYGESLAKVIDSLVPVFESDFPYRNEETITSIKEIANQLHKGLIEADDGLNRTLEVFYDRIRLGYTTEVWKGFLQVNTRNVAGTFMRYGAVASIFVSNDGNDVLWLARTENGGYTWMNVSDDLAMRTALKDVMKVAEGKTAPRLVTIPVVLPKEAK from the coding sequence ATGAAGTTTTCGAAAATTTCCTTTATTCCCAAGCTGTGTCTATGCCTGTGCTTGACCTGCGTTTTTGCTGGTGCGCAGGAAACTGTTGAAAGTATTAAACGTCAAACCAAAGCTGTCGAAGCGGAAACCGCTCGCGAGAAGTCCATGCATGATGCCGAAAAGAAGCGCCATGCGGAATTCATCGAAGTCGGCCGCAAGAAGGTTCAGGCGCTCTCTAGCCAGAACAAGACCCTGAAGGCCGAAATCGACTCCCTCAAGACCGAAATCAAGAACTTGGCCGAAGCCCGCCAGAAGACCGCTGGCACCATCAAGTACTTTGAAAATCGCAAGGCCAAGTATGGAGAATCCCTGGCAAAGGTCATTGATTCCTTGGTTCCTGTATTCGAGTCGGATTTTCCCTACCGCAACGAAGAAACTATTACCAGTATCAAGGAAATTGCAAACCAGCTTCACAAGGGCTTGATTGAAGCGGATGATGGCTTGAACCGTACGCTGGAGGTTTTCTACGACCGAATCCGTCTTGGTTATACTACGGAAGTCTGGAAGGGCTTTTTGCAGGTAAATACTCGTAACGTAGCAGGCACCTTTATGCGCTATGGCGCAGTTGCCTCGATCTTTGTTAGCAACGATGGCAATGACGTGCTGTGGCTTGCGCGTACAGAAAACGGTGGTTACACCTGGATGAATGTTTCCGACGACTTGGCAATGCGTACCGCACTTAAGGATGTGATGAAGGTTGCCGAAGGTAAGACCGCTCCGCGCTTGGTTACTATTCCGGTGGTTCTTCCCAAGGAGGCTAAGTAA
- a CDS encoding ankyrin repeat domain-containing protein has product MNKKLLALCAAGLMFSLTACNDTMDPNDPQSVRKYLTKQQIPFTPNQFVSYAVSGDTAKMTMFLQASFEIDAPADNGNNAVAIAANKGNMAVLNYLFEHGAKANVRNGNGEAVIDNAVMMGNKEVVSRLLTQLKAEGAETQTLGTAVLLAAKAGKVDMLETLADAGAPLDARSADGYLPIHWTVKNGQYDAMMFLINKGVDVNAKCGQGYSVLDWATNEGYTRLIKALKKAGAKNTPQYFKDSKAK; this is encoded by the coding sequence ATGAATAAGAAGCTTTTGGCACTTTGCGCCGCCGGTTTGATGTTCTCCCTGACAGCCTGTAACGACACCATGGATCCCAATGATCCCCAGTCTGTGCGTAAGTATTTGACCAAGCAGCAGATTCCTTTTACCCCGAACCAGTTCGTTTCCTACGCTGTTAGCGGTGATACTGCCAAGATGACCATGTTCCTCCAGGCTTCTTTCGAAATTGATGCTCCTGCAGATAACGGCAACAATGCTGTTGCAATTGCTGCAAACAAGGGCAATATGGCTGTGCTGAACTACCTGTTTGAACATGGCGCAAAGGCTAACGTTCGCAACGGTAATGGCGAAGCTGTCATTGACAATGCCGTCATGATGGGCAACAAGGAAGTCGTTTCCCGCCTCTTGACTCAGCTCAAGGCCGAAGGTGCTGAAACCCAGACTTTGGGCACTGCCGTTCTCCTTGCAGCCAAGGCTGGTAAGGTCGACATGCTCGAAACCTTGGCAGACGCAGGCGCACCTCTCGATGCTCGCAGTGCTGATGGTTATCTCCCCATTCACTGGACTGTCAAGAATGGCCAGTACGATGCAATGATGTTCCTCATCAACAAGGGTGTCGATGTGAATGCCAAGTGCGGTCAGGGCTATTCTGTACTTGACTGGGCAACCAACGAAGGCTATACCCGTCTGATCAAGGCTCTGAAGAAGGCCGGTGCCAAGAATACTCCGCAGTACTTCAAGGACTCCAAGGCTAAGTAA
- a CDS encoding LysM peptidoglycan-binding domain-containing protein: MIDLYKKSGFAFFALLLQVMFLAGCASKPAPVTQPVEHSSENQVIEVPSYTESALKDTVSDSLAARPSWTYYQYALQAMDNQEWMLARHYLDESLKLLIAEKYDSTYKNVSAAEDSIYREKMSLKLVRALDEVYPNVANLGEDAENFVRNEVSIEGIDDLDENVADSASLQVIESFLDTLDVKQFTLPVEFNDRVMQEIFYMTGSARKFMEGSLNRKTAYDSLIYAKMDEMGMPRDLIYLALVESGFKVKAYSRAKASGMWQFIPETGKRYGLELDYWVDMRRNPEQATVAALKYLGRLYEEFGDWQLAMAAYNCGEGRVRRLIREMKADSTRDSTQAVTYWELQLPKETMRYVPRILAAMVVGHFPEQYDMTIKKQTLPDYDTVTVFDSFPLEEVAKLLKVKEDTLRSLNMELVKWCTPPNRDSYLLRLPVGTRAAFVDGYDKMEKNNFSSWHHHKVRKGESLGIIAKQYGIKVSELQQANDMKSTRIRAGQNLLIPIKVTPKPKSKSSSSGKKPEKVRVYVAQASDDMASVARRHGVSQDSLRSWNNLDVVAQLNAGDTLLVSRPEPQKAVEETAAPTEARTSNERPKLLKGQRYEVKSGDSYVDIAKAYDVPVVLLLQANNGFSKRLTVGDSLVIPEIVRNVSKPAAKASPEKKVEKKTAEKKTSEKKSAEKSPIYVVKSGDNLSVIARKYGTTVAKIQALNNMGNSTNIDVGQKLRVLGDPEPVADFKIHEVKKGEGLWDIARQYKVTIEDIVKWNNLSDTKIKIGDKLKIKK, from the coding sequence ATGATTGATTTGTACAAAAAGTCCGGCTTTGCCTTTTTTGCGTTACTATTGCAGGTGATGTTCCTTGCTGGTTGCGCCTCTAAACCCGCTCCCGTCACCCAACCCGTAGAACATAGCTCAGAAAACCAGGTTATTGAGGTACCCTCTTATACGGAAAGTGCTCTGAAGGATACGGTGTCCGATTCCTTGGCGGCTCGTCCATCCTGGACTTACTACCAGTACGCCCTGCAGGCCATGGATAACCAAGAATGGATGCTTGCCCGCCACTATCTGGACGAATCCTTGAAACTGCTGATTGCAGAAAAGTACGATTCTACTTACAAGAATGTTTCTGCAGCGGAAGACTCCATCTATCGCGAAAAGATGTCATTGAAGCTGGTTCGTGCCTTGGACGAAGTTTATCCTAATGTTGCGAACCTCGGGGAGGACGCGGAAAATTTTGTCCGGAACGAGGTGTCCATCGAAGGCATCGACGACCTTGATGAAAATGTTGCCGACAGTGCCTCACTACAGGTAATTGAAAGCTTCCTGGATACCCTTGATGTAAAACAGTTTACCTTGCCGGTAGAGTTCAACGACCGAGTGATGCAGGAAATTTTCTACATGACGGGTTCCGCCCGCAAGTTCATGGAAGGCTCCCTTAATCGAAAGACGGCCTACGATTCTCTGATCTATGCAAAGATGGATGAAATGGGCATGCCTCGTGACTTGATCTATTTGGCTCTTGTCGAGTCTGGCTTTAAGGTGAAGGCCTATAGCCGCGCAAAGGCCTCGGGCATGTGGCAGTTTATTCCAGAAACTGGTAAACGTTATGGCCTTGAATTGGACTACTGGGTGGACATGCGCCGTAATCCGGAGCAGGCAACTGTTGCAGCCCTTAAGTACCTGGGTCGCCTGTACGAGGAGTTTGGTGATTGGCAGCTGGCTATGGCCGCTTACAACTGTGGCGAAGGTCGCGTCCGCCGTTTGATTCGTGAGATGAAGGCTGACTCCACTAGGGATTCTACCCAGGCTGTCACTTATTGGGAACTCCAGCTGCCGAAGGAAACCATGCGCTATGTGCCCCGTATTCTTGCGGCTATGGTGGTGGGCCATTTCCCGGAACAGTATGACATGACTATCAAGAAGCAGACTCTGCCTGACTATGATACCGTCACGGTCTTTGATTCGTTCCCGCTGGAGGAAGTGGCCAAGCTTCTGAAAGTTAAGGAAGATACCCTGCGCAGCTTGAACATGGAACTGGTGAAGTGGTGTACTCCTCCTAATAGGGATTCCTATTTGCTTAGATTGCCGGTGGGTACCCGCGCAGCCTTTGTCGATGGTTATGATAAAATGGAAAAGAACAACTTTTCTAGCTGGCACCATCACAAGGTAAGAAAGGGCGAAAGCCTTGGAATCATTGCAAAGCAGTATGGCATCAAGGTATCGGAACTGCAGCAAGCCAACGACATGAAGAGTACCCGTATTCGTGCGGGACAGAATCTTCTGATTCCCATCAAGGTTACTCCTAAACCGAAGTCCAAGTCTTCGTCGTCTGGCAAGAAACCGGAGAAAGTCCGTGTCTATGTAGCCCAGGCCAGTGACGATATGGCTTCCGTAGCAAGAAGACATGGTGTTTCCCAGGATAGCCTTCGTTCATGGAATAATCTGGATGTGGTTGCCCAGTTGAATGCGGGCGACACCCTGCTTGTGTCTAGACCAGAACCTCAGAAGGCGGTCGAGGAAACCGCTGCGCCGACCGAGGCGAGAACATCTAACGAGCGTCCGAAACTTCTCAAGGGCCAGCGTTACGAAGTCAAGTCTGGAGACAGCTATGTTGACATCGCCAAGGCCTACGATGTTCCCGTAGTCCTGTTGCTTCAGGCAAACAATGGCTTTAGCAAGCGCCTAACTGTTGGTGACTCCTTGGTAATTCCAGAAATTGTTCGCAATGTGTCAAAGCCCGCAGCAAAGGCAAGTCCCGAAAAGAAAGTTGAAAAGAAGACCGCAGAAAAGAAAACCTCGGAAAAGAAATCTGCCGAAAAGTCTCCCATCTATGTGGTCAAGTCTGGAGACAACCTTAGTGTCATTGCCCGCAAGTACGGCACAACGGTTGCCAAGATTCAGGCCCTTAACAACATGGGCAATAGCACCAACATTGATGTTGGTCAGAAACTGAGAGTTCTCGGCGATCCGGAACCCGTTGCTGATTTCAAGATCCATGAGGTCAAGAAGGGCGAGGGTCTTTGGGATATCGCCCGTCAGTACAAGGTGACCATCGAAGATATCGTCAAGTGGAACAATCTATCCGATACAAAGATTAAGATTGGCGATAAGCTAAAAATCAAGAAATAA
- a CDS encoding thrombospondin type 3 repeat-containing protein, with translation MKLKLSSIATLLACFATAGFGQVGLARSNSGIHVPSAQNMGQGILYLSGSYEMVSDGKPLSIDGFYTNSDGRQISLNSNTPSNDEALYLSFGLSDHLEISTRLPFHYDGDIPETDLSGFGLGDMQFGIKGSYPINDRTFVAFSGEILIPTGNSDIGFRPRHRWYTDSDGKSHAFTSDSWGISGYAHLSAFLANELSFNGYAGVLKILGASANYVLWGGGFNIFPEKFLTGVIEVSGETPIKTSNITHNIAVSPLRFTPGLRLHLPYATDLTISGDVGINYFRKEKVSNGLPISLSSGEDKINYSTFSTPTFGMAITLSKQLDFSWNDSDGDGVIDRKDMCPGTSRNMVVNTRGCPVDEDQDGVLNIVDECPGTPIGLVVGYNGCPLDLDNDGVYDYLDKCLNTPAGFAVDADGCTLDSDGDGIDDNNDMCPQTKPNDIVDSTGCPLDQDHDGITNDKDKCPDTPEGISIDQDGCPLDFDKDGIPDDLDKCPNSAEGEKVDSVGCPADEDHDGVPDSKDQCPNTPSGVGVDEHGCRLDQDGDGIFDEEDKCQNTPKGAPIDSIGCPIDTDKDGIADWMDLCPGTIRNVVVDHNGCPMNSRLNINSIASRIIFKAGDTTLVNSSYTALNDIISMMRQNPLAMEIECAASGSKVEGESLGESRAKVIYNYLEKKGIAKERLKYQGYSQSLPKVFPRRTGESNGIRLTPFSIQE, from the coding sequence ATGAAACTAAAGCTTTCCTCAATCGCCACTTTACTGGCATGTTTTGCCACCGCCGGCTTTGGCCAGGTAGGGCTTGCCAGGTCAAACAGCGGAATACACGTGCCCTCAGCCCAAAACATGGGACAGGGCATTCTCTATTTATCCGGCAGCTACGAAATGGTGAGCGACGGAAAGCCCCTAAGCATAGACGGCTTTTACACGAACAGCGACGGTCGTCAGATTTCGCTGAACAGCAACACCCCGTCAAACGACGAAGCTCTCTACTTGAGTTTCGGATTGAGCGACCATCTGGAAATAAGTACCCGACTTCCATTCCATTATGACGGAGATATTCCAGAAACAGACCTGAGCGGATTCGGTCTTGGAGATATGCAGTTCGGCATCAAGGGTTCCTACCCCATCAATGACAGGACCTTTGTCGCCTTCAGCGGCGAAATCCTGATTCCCACCGGGAATAGCGATATTGGCTTTAGACCAAGGCACCGTTGGTACACGGACTCCGATGGGAAAAGCCATGCCTTTACCTCTGACAGTTGGGGCATATCCGGCTACGCCCACCTTTCCGCCTTCTTGGCAAATGAACTGAGCTTTAACGGATACGCTGGTGTTCTCAAGATACTAGGTGCTTCCGCAAATTACGTTCTGTGGGGCGGGGGATTCAACATATTCCCCGAAAAGTTCCTGACTGGCGTTATTGAAGTTTCCGGCGAAACACCGATCAAGACCAGCAACATTACCCACAACATCGCAGTCAGCCCGTTGCGGTTTACGCCAGGTCTGCGCCTGCACCTCCCCTACGCAACCGACTTAACCATCTCTGGAGATGTCGGCATCAATTACTTCCGCAAGGAGAAGGTCTCCAATGGCCTTCCCATCAGCCTTTCCTCCGGCGAAGACAAAATCAACTATTCAACCTTCAGTACGCCAACCTTTGGCATGGCGATCACACTCAGCAAACAGCTTGACTTCAGTTGGAACGATAGTGACGGAGACGGGGTTATTGACCGTAAGGACATGTGCCCGGGAACCAGCAGAAACATGGTCGTAAACACCCGCGGATGCCCCGTGGATGAAGACCAGGATGGCGTACTCAACATTGTTGACGAGTGCCCGGGTACTCCAATCGGCCTTGTAGTCGGTTACAATGGCTGCCCATTGGATCTCGACAACGACGGTGTATACGACTATTTGGACAAATGCCTTAACACGCCTGCCGGCTTTGCCGTAGATGCTGATGGATGCACACTCGATAGTGATGGAGACGGCATTGACGACAATAACGACATGTGCCCCCAGACCAAGCCAAACGACATCGTGGATTCCACCGGATGCCCTCTGGACCAGGACCATGACGGAATAACGAACGACAAGGACAAGTGCCCTGACACCCCCGAAGGAATCTCCATCGACCAGGACGGCTGCCCTTTGGACTTTGACAAGGATGGAATTCCTGACGACCTAGACAAATGTCCCAACAGCGCCGAAGGTGAAAAAGTGGATAGCGTAGGATGCCCTGCCGATGAAGACCACGACGGTGTTCCCGATTCCAAGGACCAATGTCCGAACACGCCCAGTGGAGTCGGCGTGGACGAGCACGGCTGCCGTTTGGACCAGGATGGAGACGGCATTTTCGATGAAGAGGACAAATGCCAGAACACCCCGAAGGGTGCTCCCATCGACAGCATTGGATGCCCCATTGATACCGACAAGGATGGAATCGCCGACTGGATGGACCTATGCCCGGGGACTATAAGAAATGTGGTCGTTGACCATAATGGATGCCCCATGAATTCTAGGCTGAACATCAATTCCATCGCAAGTCGAATCATTTTCAAGGCGGGTGACACCACCCTGGTAAACTCCAGCTATACGGCTCTCAACGACATTATATCCATGATGCGCCAGAACCCTCTCGCCATGGAAATAGAATGCGCGGCCAGTGGCAGCAAAGTCGAAGGAGAATCCCTGGGAGAATCCCGCGCCAAGGTTATCTACAATTACCTGGAAAAGAAAGGGATCGCCAAGGAACGCCTAAAATACCAAGGATACAGCCAGAGCCTTCCCAAGGTATTCCCGCGAAGGACCGGAGAATCCAACGGCATCCGCCTAACTCCATTCTCCATCCAGGAATAA
- a CDS encoding peptidylprolyl isomerase — MKIADKTVVQMHYTLTSDEGQVIDTSAGRDPLQYIQGMHMIVVGLEKAMYDHEVGDKFDVKVIPSEGYGEYDERMTQEVPVSVFQGVDKVEAGMQFYAQTPAGPMPIRVKSVNGDKAVIDANHELAGKNLNFAIEVVDVREATEQDLAPFQQHQCKCGKGEGECCGGNGECECGGEGECKCNGEGDCKCKDK, encoded by the coding sequence ATGAAGATTGCCGACAAGACCGTTGTCCAGATGCATTACACCCTCACCTCCGACGAAGGCCAGGTCATTGACACCTCCGCAGGCCGCGACCCCCTCCAGTACATCCAGGGTATGCACATGATCGTTGTCGGTCTGGAAAAGGCCATGTACGACCACGAAGTTGGCGACAAGTTCGATGTCAAGGTCATCCCTTCCGAAGGCTATGGCGAATACGACGAACGCATGACCCAGGAAGTTCCCGTCAGCGTTTTCCAGGGTGTGGACAAGGTTGAAGCTGGCATGCAGTTCTACGCACAGACTCCGGCAGGTCCCATGCCCATCCGCGTCAAGTCCGTCAACGGCGACAAGGCTGTTATCGACGCCAATCACGAACTGGCTGGCAAGAACCTGAACTTTGCCATCGAAGTGGTGGATGTTCGCGAAGCTACCGAACAGGACCTGGCCCCCTTCCAGCAGCACCAGTGCAAGTGCGGCAAGGGCGAAGGCGAATGCTGTGGCGGAAACGGAGAATGCGAATGCGGCGGTGAAGGCGAATGCAAGTGCAATGGCGAAGGTGATTGCAAGTGCAAGGACAAGTAA
- a CDS encoding NAD-dependent epimerase/dehydratase family protein produces MLALVTGGAGVVGKALCRELLKHEVCVRVLTLPGDTLASALPSDVEIFYGDVTDPDSMKKAFEGVDVVYHLAAILLSTRQGMFDRINAQGTKNVVEAAIGAGVRRILYVSSISVTYPALTEYGQSKLKGEGYVKAAGERGLEWTIVRPTLVIGDGGGIEFNMFARYVCRFPVYFLPGGGKCLKRPVKSVDLVQGIAAAGLSENAVGKTYALAGKNVLSMAQMAKSILKSRGMRHLMVPLPWWLCRKLAVLKSWIGGKPVTAEQALAGFLFDAAPSIDEAVENLGYNPGSPL; encoded by the coding sequence ATGCTTGCTTTGGTGACTGGGGGTGCAGGCGTCGTAGGGAAGGCGCTCTGCCGGGAACTTTTGAAACACGAAGTGTGTGTGCGTGTTCTGACGCTCCCGGGCGATACTCTGGCTAGCGCGTTACCAAGTGATGTGGAAATATTCTACGGTGACGTGACCGATCCCGATTCCATGAAAAAGGCCTTTGAAGGCGTCGATGTGGTGTATCACCTGGCGGCCATCCTTCTTTCTACCCGACAGGGAATGTTCGATAGGATTAATGCCCAAGGAACAAAGAATGTGGTGGAGGCTGCCATAGGTGCCGGTGTCCGCCGTATCCTCTATGTATCCAGCATTTCCGTTACCTATCCGGCACTGACCGAATATGGCCAGAGCAAGTTGAAGGGGGAAGGTTATGTTAAGGCTGCCGGCGAGAGAGGCTTGGAGTGGACAATCGTCCGCCCAACCTTGGTCATCGGCGACGGGGGTGGAATTGAATTCAACATGTTCGCCCGTTATGTATGTCGGTTTCCCGTGTATTTCCTTCCTGGCGGAGGCAAATGCTTGAAGCGTCCTGTAAAAAGCGTTGACCTTGTGCAGGGAATCGCTGCCGCAGGTCTCTCCGAAAATGCGGTTGGCAAGACCTACGCCTTGGCTGGAAAAAATGTGCTGTCCATGGCTCAAATGGCAAAGTCAATCCTTAAATCCAGGGGAATGCGTCACTTGATGGTGCCTCTGCCCTGGTGGCTCTGCAGAAAATTGGCTGTACTTAAGAGTTGGATTGGGGGAAAGCCCGTGACTGCAGAACAGGCTCTAGCAGGTTTTCTTTTTGATGCAGCCCCCTCCATAGACGAGGCTGTTGAAAATCTTGGCTATAATCCAGGTTCTCCGCTCTGA